Proteins encoded in a region of the Anopheles ziemanni chromosome 2, idAnoZiCoDA_A2_x.2, whole genome shotgun sequence genome:
- the LOC131289523 gene encoding isocitrate dehydrogenase [NADP] cytoplasmic has translation MATKIKAGPVVDILGDEMTRIIWDSIKEKLILPFLDIELHTYDLGMEHRDATDDKVTVECAEAVKRYNVGIKCATITPDEARVEEFKLKQMWRSPNGTIRNILGGTVFREAIICKNIPRLVPGWEKPIIIGRHAHGDQYKATDFLVPGPGKLEMKFTPADGGEPKTYVVNEYKSAGVAMGMYNLDDSIRDFAHSSFKVALDRKFPLYLSTKNTILKKYDGRFKDIFQEIYEKEYKKQFDALGIWYEHRLIDDMVAYCMKAEGGFVWACKNYDGDVQSDTVAQGFGSLGLMTSVLVCPDGRTVESEAAHGTVTRHYRQHQQGKETSTNPIASIFAWTRGLLHRAKLDDNAELKRFAETLEKVCIDTIESGFMTKDLAICVKGMANVKRSDYMETFEFMNKLGENLKAALTQSRL, from the coding sequence ATGGCAACCAAAATCAAGGCCGGACCAGTGGTCGACATCCTTGGCGATGAAATGACCCGCATTATCTGGGACTCGATCAAGGAGAAACTGATCCTGCCGTTCCTCGACATCGAGCTGCACACGTACGATCTGGGCATGGAGCACCGAGACGCCACCGACGACAAGGTGACGGTTGAATGTGCCGAGGCCGTGAAGCGCTACAACGTTGGCATCAAGTGCGCCACCATCACGCCGGACGAAGCGCGCGTGGAAGAGTTCAAGCTGAAGCAAATGTGGCGCTCGCCGAACGGCACCATCCGTAACATTCTCGGCGGTACCGTGTTCCGGGAGGCGATCATCTGCAAAAACATCCCCCGGCTGGTTCCGGGCTGGGAGAAGCCGATCATCATCGGCCGTCATGCGCACGGTGATCAGTATAAAGCGACCGATTTCCTGGTGCCCGGACCGGGCAAGCTGGAGATGAAGTTCACCCCGGCCGACGGTGGTGAGCCGAAGACGTACGTGGTGAATGAGTACAAGAGTGCTGGTGTTGCGATGGGCATGTACAACCTGGACGACTCCATCCGGGACTTTGCCCATTCGTCGTTCAAGGTCGCGCTGGATCGCAAGTTCCCGCTGTACCTCAGCACCAAGAACACCATCCTGAAGAAGTACGATGGCCGGTTTAAGGACATCTTCCAGGAGATCTACGAGAAGGAGTACAAGAAGCAGTTCGATGCGCTCGGCATCTGGTACGAGCATCGCCTAATCGACGACATGGTTGCGTACTGCATGAAGGCCGAGGGTGGCTTCGTGTGGGCCTGCAAGAACTACGATGGTGACGTGCAGTCCGACACCGTGGCACAAGGATTCGGCTCACTCGGTCTGATGACGTCGGTGCTCGTGTGCCCTGACGGACGCACGGTGGAATCGGAGGCTGCCCACGGTACCGTCACGCGGCACTACCGCCAGCACCAGCAGGGCAAGGAAACGTCCACCAACCCGATCGCATCGATCTTCGCCTGGACGCGCGGCCTGCTCCATCGGGCCAAGCTGGACGACAATGCCGAGCTGAAGCGGTTCGCCGAAACCCTCGAGAAGGTGTGCATTGACACGATCGAGTCGGGCTTCATGACCAAAGATTTGGCCATCTGCGTTAAGGGCATGGCTAATGTGAAGCGTTCAGACTACATGGAAACGTTCGAGTTCATGAACAAGCTGGGCGAGAACCTGAAGGCCGCCCTTACCCAGAGCCGGCTGTAA